One stretch of Ipomoea triloba cultivar NCNSP0323 chromosome 8, ASM357664v1 DNA includes these proteins:
- the LOC116027101 gene encoding uncharacterized protein LOC116027101 yields the protein MNMCIIDVEIVDETRHVATSVFRLPVELLLYYQGKNYHCKISTDAFEFYSFLANLQASHFASTEGLPVADCSVEISWDFQMWHLELITGLVIIVSSCRYLLLKTWPDFAESSEAANRQVLTSLEPLDYIVVSFLPGVGEEFLFRGALLPLFGANWPSALAVDAVFGILHLGSGRKYSFAIWATFVGLAYGYATISTSSIIVPMAAHALNNLIRGILWRYTSSSSK from the exons ATGAACATGTGCATAATAGATGTAGAGATTGTTGATGAAACTAGACATGTTGCAACATCAGTATTCAGACTGCCTGTAGAGTTATTGTtgtactatcaa GGGAAAAACTACCATTGCAAAATATCAACAGACGCTT TTGAATTTTACAGTTTCTTGGCTAATTTGCAGGCCTCTCATTTTGCATCAACAGAAGGATTGCCAGTTGCAGACTGCTCTGTTGAAATTTCTT GGGATTTTCAGATGTGGCATCTTGAGTTGATTACTGGGCTGGTTATAATAGTATCCTCATGCCGATATTTACTGTTGAAAACTTGGCCAGATTTTGCTGAATCCAGTGAAGCAGCAAATAGACAG GTTCTTACTTCTCTTGAACCTTTGGATTACATTGTCGTGTCGTTTCTTCCTGGAGTTGGTGAG GAGTTTCTTTTCCGTGGTGCACTTTTGCCTCTCTTTGGTGCCAATTGGCCAAGTGCTCTGGCCGTTGATGCAGTCTTTGGAATATTGCACTTGGGCAGCGGCCGAAAATATTCATTTGCAATCTG GGCGACATTTGTGGGGCTTGCCTATGGCTATGCTACAATTTCAACATCAAGCATTATTGTGCCAATGGCTGCTCACGCTCTGAATAACTTGATCAGAGGTATCTTATGGCGCTATACATCAAGTTCTTCAAAATAG